From the Peptococcaceae bacterium 1198_IL3148 genome, the window AACAGATTAGTATTCTGGATATTTTACATTTATCCTTCTGCCGCTAAAATATTTAAATAGTCAACTAGTTACAGTAAATCTAACATGCGCTGGATTACCGCCACTGCCTCGGCCCGGGTGGCCGTGCCCTGGGGGGCAAAAACATTGGCCGCCCGACCACTGATCACCCCTTTGTCCACCATATAGGCGATGGATGGTTGGGCCCAAAGGCTGATCTGATCCAAATCTCGGTATATGTCCAACGCGCGATCTTCTGAACTGTAAGGGATATGACCCCCACTGACCACTCGGGCGATCATCACCGTCATTTGTTCCCGGGTGATGGGATCGTTGGGGCCAAAGGTGTGTTCAGTATAACCCACCACCAGTCCGGCCTTAACGGCAGCCCCCACTGCCCCTTGGTACCACGCCCCGTTGGCCACATCCCTAAAGGTTTTGGCTTCTCCGGGCTCGTCCACCAATTTCAATGCCCGCACCAGCATAGAGGCAAACTGGGCCCGGGTAACCGTTTGATCCGGCCGAAAGGTGCCGTCACCAAAACCACCAATCACCTTCTGGTTAGACATGCTGGTAATTACCTGTTCTGCCCAGTGGCCCTTGGTGTCTGGATAGGCCTTGGGCTTGGCTGCCAACAGCCGTTTGGTCAACGTGGTATAGGCCAAATCATACATGGCCTCAAATTGTTCCAGTATCCGATAATCATTTTGCGGATAATAGTAGGCATCGGTTCCCGTTGGCAAATCCCCGATGGCCACATCCCGCTGCAGTTTGTTGTCCTTGACCAATTTCACTTTGGTTTCGGGATCAATCTCCAATGTCTTGTGCTCTGTTTCCAACACTGGGGCACTGGTGGCATTTTTAATGGTGCCCCGGTGGGGCACATCACCGTAGATAATGCTAAAGGGCTGGGGACTCTGGACAATTTTCGCCCCCTTGACGGTGATGGTGTAAGTACCGCTTTGGGGGTTATTGATGCGAATCACTTCCACGTTATTCTTCTTGTCACCGCCAATGGTGTTATTGCCCCAAAACACCCTGCCATCGGGATCCACCATTTGTAAATCCAAATCGTTGACCAACCCATTGGCCACCCTGGCGCGCTGGGGGTAATCGCTCCAAACCACCGTCACCGCCAATGGCGACTGGCCATCAGACTTAACTTCAAAGCTATATTTTTCACCATGCTTCATCTTGACATTATCACGATACCCGGTGGCCTCGTCTTCCAAAGCCATCACGGTAGCCTGTACATCAATCATGCCAAAGCCCTGCTTTACCCGGGGTTCTCCCGGCAGTTCCCGGGCTCCGTGGATTAAGGCCGCCTTCACCATGGCGGCCGAGGGCTGAAGCTGTTTTACTTCTTCCAAATACTGTCTCACCAAAGCAGCAGCACCGGTGGCCAATGCGGTGGCCATGCTGGTGCCGGATTGATATTGATAGAAACTTTCATCGGCGCGGGATGCCGACATAATCCAGGTTCCCGGTGCCACTAAATCTGGCTTAATTCTGCCATCGGAGGTGCCAAAGCCACTAAAGGCCGCCACCTGTTTGGGGTTATCGGAATCTTCATCAATGCCCCGGGGACTTTCGGTGGCTCCCACCGTAATGGCATTTTTCGCTGCCCCCGGTGAACTGACATAGGTGGCCCCGTTACCGGCAGATTTTAGCACCACCATGTCTCGGTGCTCCCAAACAAACTTGTCCAACGAATGGGCGGCATCATCATATTGACCAGAATTGGCGTCAAAACCCCAACTGTTGGAGTGAATCCGCACCTCATTTTCGTAGGCATCCTGCAATAACTGATACATCTCGGGCAACTTTAAACTGCCGGTATTACCGTCGTAGGTGGCTTGAAAATACAACTCTGCACCGGTGGCAATGCCTTTAAAGTGGCCGTCAGACTTTTCGCCGCTGCCCACAATGGTGGCGGCAATATGGGTGCCGTGCCCCGAAGGGTCGTCCCAACCATCATCACTGTAATTCTTTATGCCGACGATGCGATCAATTAAATCCGGGTGTATCTCCTCAAAGACCCCGGTGCCTAAGCCGTTATCCGCTACGCCCACCACTTGTCCTTTACCGGTTAAGCCAAAGGTATTTTCACCAAATTCGCCCTGCAACACCAACGGCACCCCCATGGCGGTGGCCGATAGATTGTTGGCCAGGGTAGCGTTGCTGAATACTAATGAATTTATGCTAAGAACCAATGCTGTTGTGGTAACCAAAAATTTATTTCTTAGGGAAAAATTCATTTTGCACCTCAATTAGTGGAACTTTTTCGGTATTTATTTCGTATATATATTGTACTATTGTTTTTTTCGACACTTTAAGGGTATCTCCTTTAATCTTTAACAGAAAAAAGGCACCATTGGTGCCTTTTTTTACTATTTTTGGGGTTAATTTTTGGTTAGTGACGCAAAATGAATGATTACTCGTCATAACTAACGTTGCTTAAGGGCGCGATAAATCGGCCCTACAAAAACCGTTGCATGTAATGGTCATGTGGAGCAATTTAATGTTACAATTTTAACTTTTCTTTTACTTCCTGTTGTATCTGGTTAACTTGTTCCGGGCTGCTGGCTTCAGCATAGATGCGGAACAGTGGCTCGGTGCCGGAAGGCCGGATCAACGTCCAGGAGCCATCGGCCAATAGCAACTTGGTGCCATCCACCGTGATGCGGTTGACCACCCGCTGACCATTGATGGTGTCGGGATTAAACCGTTGCAGTTCTGCCAGCACCCGGGCTTTGGCTTCCGGGGTGGTGTGCACATCCAGCCTGTTGCTATACAACTTGCCAAACTGCCCGCCGATCTGCTCCATCAACTCCGTTAAACTCTTGCGGTGATAAGCCACCATTTCCGCCGCCAACATGCCGGCCAAAATGCCATCCTTCTCGGGAATATGCCCTTTAATGGACATGCCGCCGCTCTCTTCACCGCCCATAATGGCACCCTTTACGTGCAGACATTGACCGATATATTTAAAGCCGACGGGGGTCTCCTCCACCGTTTGGCCGTAGTGCTGAGCAATTCGGTCCAACAAATGGGTGGTGGCCACCGTGCGGGCCGCTGGGCCCCGCACACCCTTTACTTCCATCAGGTGATAATACAGCATTGGCAAAAACTGGTTGGGGGCGATGTATTCTCCGTTGCGATCAATAATGCCGAAACGGTCGGCATCGCCATCCAGTGCCAACCCCAGGTCTGCCCCCACCGCCTGCATCCGCTGCTGCAGTTCTCCCAGCGATGCCATGGTGGGCTCTGGCATGCCGCCACCAAATAACGGGTCTCGATAATTGTGAATGGTTTCCACCGTTACCCCGGCCTTTGCCAAAAGCGTATCTAAATAACCAATGCCGGCGCCGTACATCGGATCCACCACTATCTTTAAACCGGCTTTGCCAATGATGTCCAAATCAACCAGTTCGGCAATATGGGCTATGTATTCATTAAAGGGATCGATTTTACAACTGGAACAGTATTCCGATCGGTGATGTTCTTCCACCAAATGGCCGTACCTACCTTCGGCCTCTTCGGTTACATTGGTGGAACAAATGGCCTGCTGCTGTTTAATATTTTCCTCAATTTGCTTGGTCACATGGGGTAACGCCGGCCCAGCATGCTGGGGAATAAACTTATAGCCGTTGTATTCCGGTGGATTGTGGCTGGCGGTCAGCATCACCGCCCCCGCTGCCCGCTGCAGTTTAATGGCATAGGCGGTCACCGGAGTGGGTGCCGCCTGAGAAATGACAAACACCGGCACGCCACACTTGTTCATTTCCTCCGCCACCTCTTCGGCAAAGCGGTCGGAGAGAAAGCGGTTGTCATAACCAATTACCAAGCCACGGTGGTTAACACCGCTATCCACCAAATATTGAGCCACCGCCCGGCTCACCAGACGCACATTGTCAAAGATAAAGTCTTGGGCAATAATGCCTCGCCACCCATCGGTGCCGAAGGCAATTTTTATCGACATTTATTGGTTCCCCCAATCATTTAATTTTATCGCTGATGTCCTGCACATAGGTTAGCTGATCCTGATATTTATCCACATAAAGATTGCCAGCACTGTCCAAACTGGCAAAAACCACATCCTTAACGTTGCTAACTCCCTGCTTGTTCAACTCCGTTAGCAACCAATCTTTAGACAAATTGTTCTGTTGCAAGTTTTGATAAATAATCTTTCCATCCACAATCAGTTCCGACGGCACCCCCTGATAATCGGTGGCGATATTGACATCCCGCGGGGTTAGTGGTTGTTTATCACTTTTCAACAGCACACTCAATTCGCCATGGGGCTCGGCCACCGCAAACTCCACATCGGCAATATTAAACACATTTTTTTCCCGCAACTGCATGGTGACGTGATCCACACTGTAGCGCATTTTAGCCATGTTTTTTTCCAACAGCTTGCCGTTATGGATCACCACCGTCGGTTCACCCTCTAATATTTTACGGGCTGTTCTGGACTTTAATGCCACATAATTTATTGCATATGTCAAACCACCAAAAATAATGATACCAATGATGTAGTAACTGACATTTTCTTTGTGATCGGTGGCCATATTGGCCGCTATCGAACCGATGGCAATGGCATTGACAAAATCGCTGACCGCCAACTGTCCCATCTGCTCTTTTCCCAGCACCCTGGTTATAATCAGCACCGCAAAAAAAGCCCCCACCGCCCGGATGGCGATCTCAAAATGAGGATTCAACTTTATCCCTCCAACATAGATTAGATATAAAGCTTAAGTTCTCCTGCTCATTAGGAATTTATTCATTTAATGGCAATAACAGTTTAATTATGTAACTAATTGGCAATAATACAGTTAGCATTATTGGGGAGGTAAAGTTCAGTGAGCAAAACCATCGTCAAGCTGGACAGCCGCAAGGATATGTACGAGGATTATCTGAAGTGGCTTAGGGATAAAAAGAAGAAGAAAACCGTTGAAAAATAGGAAGGTAATTTTAAATTATGAATTATGAATTTTGAATTAAAACCAATGTTTATAGCAAAAGTTACTTTAGCGGGCGCGATAAATCGAGATCACAAACAACGTAAAAAACCAGATAGTTCCCTACTATCAATATCCGATACCCTAGTTGTAATAACCGTTGATTATTAGGAGATTTGCCTAGCAAAGGAAAATCGGCAAGTTTTCCAATTTCATTATCAAAACGTTCAATCGTTGCCATTGCTATCTCTGGATTATCCAGTTGAATATATTCTAATATTTCAATAATATCTCTTCTTGCCGAAGGTAAATAACGCATTTCCAAAGGTTTACTCATGGTATTTTTTCCTTAGCTCAGCCATCAATTTTTGGTGGCTTGTCGTTTCTTCTCCGGCACGGCTTTCAGC encodes:
- a CDS encoding DUF421 domain-containing protein, producing the protein MNPHFEIAIRAVGAFFAVLIITRVLGKEQMGQLAVSDFVNAIAIGSIAANMATDHKENVSYYIIGIIIFGGLTYAINYVALKSRTARKILEGEPTVVIHNGKLLEKNMAKMRYSVDHVTMQLREKNVFNIADVEFAVAEPHGELSVLLKSDKQPLTPRDVNIATDYQGVPSELIVDGKIIYQNLQQNNLSKDWLLTELNKQGVSNVKDVVFASLDSAGNLYVDKYQDQLTYVQDISDKIK
- a CDS encoding S8 family serine peptidase: MNFSLRNKFLVTTTALVLSINSLVFSNATLANNLSATAMGVPLVLQGEFGENTFGLTGKGQVVGVADNGLGTGVFEEIHPDLIDRIVGIKNYSDDGWDDPSGHGTHIAATIVGSGEKSDGHFKGIATGAELYFQATYDGNTGSLKLPEMYQLLQDAYENEVRIHSNSWGFDANSGQYDDAAHSLDKFVWEHRDMVVLKSAGNGATYVSSPGAAKNAITVGATESPRGIDEDSDNPKQVAAFSGFGTSDGRIKPDLVAPGTWIMSASRADESFYQYQSGTSMATALATGAAALVRQYLEEVKQLQPSAAMVKAALIHGARELPGEPRVKQGFGMIDVQATVMALEDEATGYRDNVKMKHGEKYSFEVKSDGQSPLAVTVVWSDYPQRARVANGLVNDLDLQMVDPDGRVFWGNNTIGGDKKNNVEVIRINNPQSGTYTITVKGAKIVQSPQPFSIIYGDVPHRGTIKNATSAPVLETEHKTLEIDPETKVKLVKDNKLQRDVAIGDLPTGTDAYYYPQNDYRILEQFEAMYDLAYTTLTKRLLAAKPKAYPDTKGHWAEQVITSMSNQKVIGGFGDGTFRPDQTVTRAQFASMLVRALKLVDEPGEAKTFRDVANGAWYQGAVGAAVKAGLVVGYTEHTFGPNDPITREQMTVMIARVVSGGHIPYSSEDRALDIYRDLDQISLWAQPSIAYMVDKGVISGRAANVFAPQGTATRAEAVAVIQRMLDLL
- a CDS encoding type II toxin-antitoxin system RelE/ParE family toxin codes for the protein MSKPLEMRYLPSARRDIIEILEYIQLDNPEIAMATIERFDNEIGKLADFPLLGKSPNNQRLLQLGYRILIVGNYLVFYVVCDLDLSRPLK
- a CDS encoding phosphoglucomutase/phosphomannomutase family protein; this encodes MSIKIAFGTDGWRGIIAQDFIFDNVRLVSRAVAQYLVDSGVNHRGLVIGYDNRFLSDRFAEEVAEEMNKCGVPVFVISQAAPTPVTAYAIKLQRAAGAVMLTASHNPPEYNGYKFIPQHAGPALPHVTKQIEENIKQQQAICSTNVTEEAEGRYGHLVEEHHRSEYCSSCKIDPFNEYIAHIAELVDLDIIGKAGLKIVVDPMYGAGIGYLDTLLAKAGVTVETIHNYRDPLFGGGMPEPTMASLGELQQRMQAVGADLGLALDGDADRFGIIDRNGEYIAPNQFLPMLYYHLMEVKGVRGPAARTVATTHLLDRIAQHYGQTVEETPVGFKYIGQCLHVKGAIMGGEESGGMSIKGHIPEKDGILAGMLAAEMVAYHRKSLTELMEQIGGQFGKLYSNRLDVHTTPEAKARVLAELQRFNPDTINGQRVVNRITVDGTKLLLADGSWTLIRPSGTEPLFRIYAEASSPEQVNQIQQEVKEKLKL